AACTTATTATGACGATGACAAATATTCCCGATAGTCTTGCGGTTTCAGCAGTGGTTGTTATGGGAGAGGGAAATGAAACAACGCCCGTTTCTCTTATAACGGACGTGCCATGGATTACATTCTATAATGGGCCGCAATCTTCAAAAGATCTTTATTCATCCTTTGAAGTACCAATGGAAGAGGATACTTTCGCACCCTTTTTCAAAGATGTTCCTTGGGAAAAAGGTGATGGAGGTATTGTTTTTAGTGGATAGAATTATTCAAGGAAAAGCAGTGCGTACATAGCTCCCACACCGATACTGATACCGATTATTTCATATATGATGTTCCAAATTCCCGTTTGTTTATGGAGTTCCGGTACAAGATCTGAACTTGCCGTATAGATAAATACTCCGATAGCGAGAGGTACGATCCATGCTTCGGTTGCTGATGCGATACGGTTCGCAAAAAGCGTAATAGCGCTACCGGCGACAGCAAAGGAGGCGGAGTAGAAATTCACAAGAATAGCTTGCGTTTTTGTGTATCCCGCATGAATAAGTACGCCAAAGTCGCCAATTTCTTGAGGAATTTCATGAAGAATAATGGCGCCTGTCGTGGCAATACCTACTTCAATACTAACAAGATAACTTGCCGCTATAATAACGCCGTCTATAAAATTATGTAGTCCGTCTGAGATAAGGATGATGTGCCCTAAAGATTTATTTTTGTGAGAATTTTCTTCATGTGTATCATGTCCATGATGATGGAGGTGAAGAACTTTTTCTAAAATAAAAAAAAGAAGCATGCCGCCGATGATAAGCAGTGATGATTGGACGGCATTCTTGGTATGGGTAAATGTTTCGGGGATAAGGTGAATAAATGCATCCCCCAGTAATGCTCCTACGGCAAGTGCTACCATGGGAGATATCAACATACGAAGGCGTCGTTCATTTGTTGCCAAAACAAAAATTCCAACAAGTGACATAAGACTTACAATAACAACACTGCCAATGGCATAAAATATGGGCGTGCTCATATAAACGAGTATACAGGATGAAATTCAAAAGGGGAATGTACTGGAATATGCAACATATTTTATATATACTTACGCAATATAAAATATGGTATAGAAGAAGGTGTGATGAAATATAATAACGGTATACTTTACATAGTGGCAACGCCCATCGGCAACCTCGAAGATATTACGCTTCGGGCCCTTCGTATCTTAAAGGAAGCAGACAATGTATATGCGGAAGATACGCGTGTAACTAAAAAATTACTTGCACATTATGATATTAAAACGTTTGTCAAGCGATACGACGAACACGTGGCTGATCGGATGCATAATGCCATCGGACAGGTTTTAAAGGAAGGACAAACCATCGCTCTCGTTAGCGATGCGGGAACGCCGGGTATTTCCGATCCCGGTGCGCGTCTTGTAGCATATCTACATAACCATATGCCGGATGTGGTTGTTGTGCCTATACCGGGGCCATCCGCATTAGTAACAGCTCTTTCCATTGCGGGTGTTTCCGGTGATCAGTTTACTTTTCTCGGATACCCTCCTCATAAAAAAGGACGAAAAACGTTCTTTGAAAAAATACCGATTATAGAAACGCGTCCCGTTGTATTGTATGAATCCCCGCACAGGGTGGAGCGTACGCTTGCGGCACTTTCCGAAAATTTGGGCAATGGACATCATATTGTTATTGCGCGGGAGCTTACTAAAATGTATGAAGATATATATCGGGGCACTATAGAGCGTGCGCAAGTATACATAACGGGAGAAAGGAAAAAAGGCGAATTCGTTATTATTGTTTTTTAGTATATGACACACCTTGCGTTTATAACCGGTAATGATGCCAAGGCAAAAGAGGTAGAACGATATCTTTTGGTGCCGGTAAAACGATATACATATAATTTGCCGGAAATACAGTCACTTGTTCTGGAGCATGTTGTGCGGGATAAAGCCGAACGCGCATATGCATTTATAAAAAAACCGGTTCTGGTGGAAGATGTCTCCGTAACCTTTGGCGCTTTCCAGTACATGCTTCCCGGACCCTTTATTAAATGGTTTGTGGAGGGTGTGGGAAATGAGGCATTATGTCGCATGCTTGATGGATATGATAACAGAACGGCAATAGCGGAAGTGCAGTATGGTTTTCATGACAGTGATGGTGTTCATATTTTTTCGGGAAAAACAGAAGGAATTATTGCAGATACGCCGCGTGGGGAGGATGGATTTGGATGGAATTCTATTTTTATACCATCGGGGCAGAAAAAAACGCGCGCAGAAATGACGGATGAAGAGAAAGACAGAACTTCTATGCGAAAAAAAGCGCTTGGTGCATTAAAAGAGTATTTAAAAGAAAGAAACATACCATAATCCTATGAAAGTAACCGTACGCGTAAAACCCAATGCTAAACATCCCGGTGTGGTAGAACATGATGATAAATCTCTGGATGTTTCTGTGCACGCATCTCCGCACGAAGGGGAGGCAAATAAAGAGCTTATAGAACTTCTAGCCGATTATTTTGAAGTCTCTAAAAGTTCTATTGAAATTGTGGGAGGTCATGCGTCGCGTCGAAAAGTTGTGGAAATTAGTTTGTGGCAAAAGCGTTAATATCTGTTTATAAGGGCAAACGCTGTATTATTGGATTTTCTGATGCCATACATATATGCATACATCAAAAACAATTATTCTCTTTTTTATAATTATCATAGGTGGTATTGGTGCCCTCGGGTTTAGTTCGAGTTTGCGTGGTGACGAGGAGAATAGTGGTCATGGAGCCGTCATAGATTCACTTGAAAAATTCGCTTCCTATGAAACAACAGATCTGGCATTTGAACATACTAATCTTACGGTGTGGATAGCGGATACCGCATTAAAACAGACAAATGGACTTATGCATATAACAAAACTTCCGGAAGATTATGGCATGCTTTTTGTGTTCGATGATGTGATGCCGCGCACATTCTGGAATAAGAATACCCTTATTGATCTTGATGTTATATGGATTAGTAATAATACAATAGTTGGTATTACCGCTCTTTCACATCAAACTGATGAAGAGATAACTCTTGTTTCTTCACCGAAAGCGGTAGATTATGTTTTGGAAGTGGGTGCGGGATGGACGGCAAGACATAATATACAAGTGGGAAGCACATATAACATGATGCCGCGTTAATAGTATTATGATTATGTAGTTGGTTATCCACATCTTTGTTTTCGTTCTTTGGATGGGAACTTGGTATACTTCATTCAGCAAACATTTTTTAGGAGAGTAGTTGAACTACACTCCTCTCGGGCCAGATCTCCCTGGTGCATGTGCTTTTCTGTTACAACATTTACTTAAAAAGCGTATGCATCAGGGAGGTCAAAAAAAATGGCCATTGGGGCATTACCCCATGAGAGTCGATGTTTTGCTATCTCCTAAAAATTGAGAACTTTCAACAAATTCTCTATTTTATGCCCCGGACTTCCCGGGGCTTTTTTTCGACACAAAAAACCGTTCCAATTGGAACGGTCATGCTATATGAGTAGTATTGTTTGTTAAATTATGGATTACCTGCCAGAAATTCTTTTAGGCTTTTGCCCGTTTCGGCTCGTACCGTGGCATCGATGGCAAGGGGTGTTAATGAAAAAAGATTACGTTCCGTTATGGAGGATGATTCCCCTTCATTGATGGCAAAAATAAGTCCGGCAAACGTACCGGTGAACGGATTTATAATAATACCACCCGATGACCCCTTTTGAGATCCAATACCTTGAGTTGATTCAATAATAAATGCGTCTTGCGCACGCACGATGGTTTCAGAAAACGATAAATGTAAGTGTCGTACAATGGCTTCCGATCCCAATAATTCTGCCGGATAACTGAAAGTAGAAAGAGGGCTGTTGATGGACGGTGCATAGAGCGGATTAATTTCTAAGGGAGAAAGATCCGCAAGAGTGTTATTTCCGATAAAGGTGGTTATTTTCCATATAGCTATGTCACGTACTATGTTTGCGTAGGCAAGAGATGTACCGGAAAAATCGGATGGAATAAATATTCGCTCGGCGATAGCAAAATTTTGTGCAGGAGATCCGCGTCTTATCAGGCAGGGTTTGGGGTTCTCTGCGTAGGCGACATGAGCATTGGTCAGAATATAGCCGGCATCGTTTAGGATGACGCCAGTAGCAATAGCAACTTCCCGGTCACCTAATTCGCAAAAAAGGTTAACAACATGACTGGCGCCGAAATTATATAATTCTTTTTGCGGAATACGTGCTGTCGGAACAGGTTTGGAGGGAGAGGTATCTTTTTCCGGTTCTGTATCTGTAAAGGAAGGCGTGACAGTATGATTTTCGGCAAACGAAATATCTTTTATTTCAGCAGGTTCGGGTTTAGTATCAGAAAAAGAACTTTGTTCAGCAGGTTTGGTATTGGTAATGGAAGTATCTGATTCTTCAAAGGAATTATGTATAGTTGTGGCGGTTGAGGGGGAGGGATGCTTCATGTTCACAGAAGAGAGGAAGGGTATTTCCACGCCTAAAAAAACGGCAGCTTCGGCGAATATTAATCCTCCCACGATGAACAAACCAACATACTTCATATGCGTGTAAGTATACCATTAACGGCATGGCGGTAAACAGGCAATAATTAATGGATACGAGATATACGCAAAATTTTATATCTTATGGTATTATATCCGCGTATGCATAGATTTTTTGTAACGATACCCTTAAAAGAGGGACCGCTCCTTATTCCCGATTCGGCTATTGCTCATCAGGTGAGGCACGTTCTTCGTATGAAGCCGGGGAATAAAATAGTTCTTTTTGGGGGAAGGGTGGCACGAGACGGCGGGTGGGATTTCTTATTTCGTATTGATTCTCTGAAAGACCAGGCTCTTGAGGGAGAGGTAATTGCAAAAGCTCGTAATGACAGAGAGTCTCGCGTAACACTGACGCTCTACCAGGCAACGCTGAAAAAGGACAATATGGAATGGATATTTGCAAAAGGTACGGAGGTTGGTATTGCGCGATTTGCTCCGGTTTTGGCGGAGCGTTCGGTGAAAACACGCGTACAGTATGAAAGAGCCGTAAAGATAGTTAAGGAAGCGGCTGAACAGAGTGGGCGAGCATTTTTTCCGGATGTACTGCCTATTGTTCCGTTTGCGGAGGCTGTAAAGCGTGCAAAAAAAGAAGGAGCACTTAATATTTTGGCGCATGAGCGGGAGCATAGAAAACGCATGGATGCACTTCCGCTTACCAGTATGCATATCAATTTATTTATTGGTCCGGAGGGAGGGTTTTCGCCGGCGGAGGTTGCAGAGGCGGAAGCCGCAGGATTTTTCATAACATCTCTTTCGAAGCGTGTTTTACGTGCGGAGACAGCGGCAATAGTGGGATCTTACGCTGTTCTCCATCGCTTCGGTAATTAAAAAATAACAATAAAAAATCGGAAAGTTTAGCTTTCCGATTCGATAAATTTTTGATTTTATTCCTCACTCGCATTACTTTTTGTGTTTATGCGAGTAAGGCGCAGAATCAAGTTATTTGAATTATGCCACCCAGTTCAGTTATTGTAAGGAAACTTTCAGTATGTTTTTTTGCAACAGATATCTTTATTTTTACACCGGGCCCTTTGTCTGTTTGCAATAATTCTGTTTCCCTCGTTATGAACACTGCGTTGTATATGTTCACAATAGTATAAAGTAAAGTAAGTTTCCCAATTTCTTTTTCAGAGAAAAAGAAACATAACTCTGTTGTAAGCATACATACCCCCTTTTTGTTTTATAATAATAAACTTGCCAGTATGTATAATATAATGTTTTATATATTATGTCAAGTTGACAGGGTATGAGAGGTTGTATAGTATGGGGATATTCCGCAGACAGTGGGCGTCCGATAAAATGGAAATAAGACCCGCCAAGGAAAAGTTATGCAGATGGCTGTATAACGTGGTGTTGGATTACTTTGGTGATTCTTGTCTGCGGCTTATCGGCCGTATTTTTGTTTGAGATTAATATCCAAGTTCTAGTATCTAATTTCCAAATATCATGGCAATAACACGACAAAGAAAGGAAGAGACCATACAAAAACTCAAAGAAGCATCCCATGCATCCCATTTGCTCATATTTTTACAGTTTCGCGGTCTTACGGTGGCAAGTGTAACAGAGCTTCGCAGTGCGCTCCGTGCCGTGGGAGCTAAGTATATTGTGGCAAAAAAGCGTTTTATGGGATTGGTTCTTAAGGAGGAAGGTACGGACATGCCGATGCTTGAAGGGGAGGTTGCGTTTGTATTTGGGGGGGAGGATCCCGTTAGTACCGCGAAAGAAATCCACGCATTTACAAAAAAACATCAAGAAGCAACGATAGCCGGAGGCGTGTACGAGAAAAACATAATAGACGCGGTGCTGGTAACCCGGCTTGCGAAGATTCCGTCGCGTGAGGTTTTGCTTGCACAATTGGTGGGCGTTCTAAAAGGACCACAGCGCGGACTTGTGGGTGTGTTGGGAGGTGTGCCACGTGGTTTTGTTATGGCGCTTAAGCAAATAGCGGAAAAGAAAATATAATTATTTGCCGGTCGAGTACAGTAGGATATGTAACATATTACAAGGTAATAACGTATAAATACTATGTCAGAAGAAAAAAAAGATGTTGAGGTGCCGGAAAAATTTAAGGCCCTTGTAGGTGAGATAGAAAAAATGAGTGTACTGGATCTCTCCGAGCTGGTAACGGTTTTGGAAGATAAATTTGGTGTTTCAAGTGCTATGCCTATGATGGCGGCTCCTGCGGCCGGTGCCGGCGAAGATGCAGGTGCGGTGGAAGAGAAATCATCGTTTAACGTAGAGCTTACCGGTGCCGGCGAGCAGAAGATTCAGGTTATAAAAGCAGTGCGTGAGGCTACCGGTTTGGGGCTTAAAGAAGCAAAAGATTTGGTTGACTCGGCTCCAAAGCTTATAAAAGAAGGAGTAAGCAAGGAAGAAGCTGAAGATCTCAAAAATAAAATTGAGTCCGCCGGCGGTACGGTGGAGCTTAAATAAGGTATGTAATATAAAGCAAAAAACCCGCATCGTATGCGGGTTTTTTGCGGGCGGGTATAATGTTATCACCCAAAACGCCGTATTACGTCAAGATTGTTTTTAGATCAAAAGTTCCCCATACTATATATTACATATTACCCCTATATTCATATTATGTTGGAAAAATTATTTGGATCTCATGCGCGGGTAAAATTGCTAAAGCTTTTTTATTTAAATTCGGATAGTATATTTCCGCCAAAAGATGTTGCCAGAAGGGCACATATTACCGCAACTGTGATGCGTCGGGAGTTGCGCGTACTTGAAGCGGCTGGATTTATCAAGAAAGCTACGGGATTTATAGAAATTCCGAATAAAAAAGATAAAAAGAAAATACAGAAAAAACGCATTAGCGGATATAAAATTGATACATCCTTTCAGCTTTTTGATGAATTAAGAGAATTAGTGCTTACGGTGGCACCTCTTTCTAAAAAGGATTTAACGCAAAAATTAAGGCGTGTGGGTAAGGTGAAATTGGTGGTTCTTGCAGGAATTTTTCTAAAAGAGAGCGGCGCGCGTGTTGATATGCTTATTGTGGGAGATGCATTAAAAAAAGGACAGCTTGACTGGACGCTTCGTATGATTGAGTCCGAGGTGGGAAAAGAGCTTGATTATGTTATTCTTGATACAGCCGATTTTAAGTACAGAACGGGTATGAATGATAAATTTATGCGGGATGTTTTTGATTATCCGCATGAAATAATTATCGATAAAATAGGATTTGTAAAGTAAGAAAAAAGACATATAAACATTACAGGTAAAAAGATACACAATGTCTACTGCGAAACATATTTTACTTGTGGGAGATGCGAATTCACGAAAACCATTCTTAAAGCTTTTTGAGAAAGCGGGGATTCTTATTACCGAGGGTGAAAATATGAAAATTGCCTTTGAAAAAGCGCTTGCACTCAAGCTTGACGGTATTTTATTTGTAACACCACGATATTGGGATGATGTTACGCGTTTTGTGGATGATATCCGTACGCATCCCGGTTTCGAAAATATGCCTATTATATATATAGGAGCTCTTATTGAAGGGGAGGATATGCGTATTTTGCAAATGAAGGGTGTTCATACGCTTACATTGGGTCCGGTGCCGCACGAAGAAATGGTTCGGTACGTTGTAGATAAGTTAACATAAGAGTATAAAACGGAGAAAATGTTATTCACTTTACTCTTTGTTCTTCGTCCCATGCCCTGTGCTATACTGAAATCATGAGCTTACCTCTCGTTGTTTTTGAATATTTAGCGTGGCAATACGGGGAAGGTGTGCAGGAGTTTTTACGTGTATGGCGTAATGTTCATTGGGTGGTATACCGTTTATTTTCTATTTCCATTTTACTACGCACATTTTTTTCGCCGTTTCGCCGCACAAGTGAATCATATGGGAAGGGGTTTGACCCCAAGAGATATGCAGAAACGTTTGTTATAAATATTGTAACTCGGCTTGTGGGCGTTGCGGTACGAAGCATACTCCTTTTTATAGCGTTTTTTCTTCAAGCGGCAATGTTGCTGTTCGGAGCATTTTTGTTTGGGATCTTTTTACTTACTCCCGTTATTATTCCTTTGGGGCTTGTTAGCGGTCTTATTGTTATGTTTATTTGATTTATGAAAGGGCAAGAAGATCAATTTACCATAGAGCTTCTTACGCGCAGACCACGCAATTTACGTGCGGCGCGCATTGAGACACTTGTTCCTCATGAACGCCGCAAGCATATGGCTCCCGCCTTTGTTGCGATTGCCTTTTTTGTATTTCTCTTATTTCTTTTAGCGGCGGCAGCAAGTCAGTTAGGAGGAGTGGCAGACTCCGCTACTGGTATTGTTCGGGCGCGTAATTTTCTTTTAGGACTGTTTCTTATAAGCGGTTCTCTTGCGTGGACCGTGCTTATGGTTGAATTTTACTATCGTTCAGTTTCGCGTCCGGTTCCCTTTTTTCGCATAACGAAAGGCGGGGAGGAAAAAATAATATACCTTACATTACCGGCGGCGCTTCTACTGTATCGTTTGCGTGCGCTTAAACGAGCACAGTCGGAAATTGCCATTCATGATATTCGTACGGTACTTACCACCGATCCGTATGCCACACAGCTCTTCTTTCGTTTGGGGCTTTCGGAAGAGGAGCTTGATTTTAGCGCCACGGAAGATACGGCTGTTATTTCGCGGGAGGAATTTTTCGCTTCTCTGGTAAGTAGTATACCTAAGGATTCTGATATGTTAACAGCACGCGAATGTGTCTATGTGCTGTATGAAAAAGATACGGTATTTAGGGAAGTTCTTTTTGCAAAGGAGGTTCGTGAAAAGGAACTTATCGGAGCCGCAGAATGGGTTTCATCTATAAAAACACACGAAGAGACCGCAAGCCGCTGGTGGGAACGGGGGCGTCTTTCGCGTATGCCGCATTTAGGAGCCGCTCTTCTTTTTGGCTATACGTTCGTTCTCGATAAATACGCCCACGACATTAGTCCCGGCACGCAGGGAAACATTGTGGCAAACGGCTCGGCACATGGACAGGAATTAAAAGCGTTGGAAGAAATTCTTTCCCGCTCAGGCAATACAAACGTTATCATGGTGGGAGATCCCGGTGTAGGAAAAATGGCGATATTGGAAGAGCTTGTGCGTCATGCGGCGGAAGGCACTGTTCCGGCTTCCCTTCTGGAAAAACGTTTTGTGTCTATGGACGCATCTTCCTTAACGGCAAGCACTAAAGAAAAAGGACTTTTAGAGGAGCTTATTATTAAATTGATGAACGAAGCCACATCTGCCGGTAACGTTGTCCTTGTTATGGAGAATTTACCGGTATTTGTTGAATCGGCGTCCCATATGGGAGTGGATATTCTTTCTTTGATGGAGCCCTATCTTGAAGGATCTTCCCTTCAGGTAGTGGCGTTTACGGATCCGGATGCGTATCATCGCATACTCGA
This genomic interval from Candidatus Ryanbacteria bacterium CG10_big_fil_rev_8_21_14_0_10_43_42 contains the following:
- a CDS encoding ZIP family metal transporter, which translates into the protein MSTPIFYAIGSVVIVSLMSLVGIFVLATNERRLRMLISPMVALAVGALLGDAFIHLIPETFTHTKNAVQSSLLIIGGMLLFFILEKVLHLHHHGHDTHEENSHKNKSLGHIILISDGLHNFIDGVIIAASYLVSIEVGIATTGAIILHEIPQEIGDFGVLIHAGYTKTQAILVNFYSASFAVAGSAITLFANRIASATEAWIVPLAIGVFIYTASSDLVPELHKQTGIWNIIYEIIGISIGVGAMYALLFLE
- the rsmI gene encoding 16S rRNA (cytidine(1402)-2'-O)-methyltransferase; its protein translation is MKYNNGILYIVATPIGNLEDITLRALRILKEADNVYAEDTRVTKKLLAHYDIKTFVKRYDEHVADRMHNAIGQVLKEGQTIALVSDAGTPGISDPGARLVAYLHNHMPDVVVVPIPGPSALVTALSIAGVSGDQFTFLGYPPHKKGRKTFFEKIPIIETRPVVLYESPHRVERTLAALSENLGNGHHIVIARELTKMYEDIYRGTIERAQVYITGERKKGEFVIIVF
- a CDS encoding non-canonical purine NTP pyrophosphatase gives rise to the protein MTHLAFITGNDAKAKEVERYLLVPVKRYTYNLPEIQSLVLEHVVRDKAERAYAFIKKPVLVEDVSVTFGAFQYMLPGPFIKWFVEGVGNEALCRMLDGYDNRTAIAEVQYGFHDSDGVHIFSGKTEGIIADTPRGEDGFGWNSIFIPSGQKKTRAEMTDEEKDRTSMRKKALGALKEYLKERNIP
- the rplJ gene encoding 50S ribosomal protein L10, with protein sequence MAITRQRKEETIQKLKEASHASHLLIFLQFRGLTVASVTELRSALRAVGAKYIVAKKRFMGLVLKEEGTDMPMLEGEVAFVFGGEDPVSTAKEIHAFTKKHQEATIAGGVYEKNIIDAVLVTRLAKIPSREVLLAQLVGVLKGPQRGLVGVLGGVPRGFVMALKQIAEKKI
- a CDS encoding 50S ribosomal protein L7/L12 codes for the protein MSEEKKDVEVPEKFKALVGEIEKMSVLDLSELVTVLEDKFGVSSAMPMMAAPAAGAGEDAGAVEEKSSFNVELTGAGEQKIQVIKAVREATGLGLKEAKDLVDSAPKLIKEGVSKEEAEDLKNKIESAGGTVELK